From Micromonospora echinaurantiaca:
GGCACCTTCACGCAACGGGCAAGTGAGTGTCACAGTGGCAGCACCTCACCCCTCGTGTGAGGCACTCCGTACGACCTGCGACCACCCTCCGCCGCCGCGAGCGGCTGCGGTTGGTGGTCGTGACGCGTGCGCGTGCCGAACCCGGTGGGTGCGGTGGCCCGGCGGATCGGTACCTCAGGGTGTCCCGATTTCTCTGCGGTAGGACCGGCGGCCCGCGGTACGGAGCCGACGGCGGCGTCACCCCCCAACGTGCGTGAAACCCACGACGAACCAGGTTAGAAAGAGGAGGCCCCTCGGAATGAGAGTCTCGAAGCGGGCAACGGGCGCGGTCGCGCTGGGCGCGGCGTTCGCGCTCGTCGCGTCCGGCTGCTCGGGCAGCGACAGCGACGGCGGCGACGCCGGCGCCAGCAGCGACGGCGCGATCACCATCGAAGGCACCCAGCCGGAGAACCCCCTGGTGCCGTCGAACACCACCGAGACCGGTGGTGGCAAGATCATCGACTGGATGTGGACCGGCCTGGTCGAGTACCCCAACGACGGTGGTGCTCCGCGGAACGCTCTCGCCGAGTCGATCGAGACGACCGACTCCAAGGTCTACAAGATCAAGATCAAGGAGAACACGAAGTTCCACGACGGCACCCCCGTCAAGGCCAAGAACTTCGTGGACGCCTGGAACTGGGGCGCGTACTCCCCGAACGGTGCCCAGAACGGCAGCTTCTTCGCCGACATCGACGGCTTCACCGAGGTCCACACCGAGGACCCGGACGGCGCCGAGGGCCCGCAGAAGGCCCCCGAGCCGACGGCCAAGGAGATGAAGGGCCTGAAGGTCCTGGACGACTGGACCTTCGAGGTCACCCTCGCGGCCCCGACCGCCGTGTTCCCGACCAAGCTCGGCTACAGCACCTTCATGCCGCTGCCGGACGCCTTCTTCACCCAGAAGCCGGAAGAGTTCGGCCGCAAGCCGATCGGTAACGGCCCGGTGAAGTTCGTGTCGTGGGAAGACGATCAGATGATCAAGCTGACTCGCTTCGACGACTACCAGCTGCGCGACAAGATGAAGATCAAGGACGTCAACGTCCGGATCTACCAGGACGACACGGCCGCCTACAACGATCTGCTGTCCGGCAACATCGACTTCATGCAGCAGGTTCCGGTCTCCTCGCTCGCGGGCGACAAGTGGAAGACCGACCTGGGCGAGCGGGCGATCGCCTCGACCACCCCGTCGACCGGCATCATCGCCTTCCCGATCTACGACGAGCGCTTCCGGAACGCCAAGCTCCGCAAGGCGATCTCGCTGTCGATCAACCGCCAGGAGATCAGCGACAAGATCTTCTTCGGCAACCGCAAGCCGGCCGACAGCTGGGCGAACCCGCTGACCCCGGGTGCCGCGCCGGGTAACTGCACCTCCTGCCAGTTCAACCCGGAGGAGGCCAAGAAGCTCCTGGCCGACGCCGGTGGCTTCACGGGCAAGCTGACCCTGGCCTACAACGCGGACGCCAGCCACAAGGAGTGGATGGAGGCCGTCGCCCAGCAGATCAAGACCAACCTGGGCATCGACGCCGTCGCCGAGGGTGTGCCGACCTTCGCGGTGTTCCGCCAGAACATCAACGCCCACAAGATGACCGGCATGTACCGCGCCGGCTGGCAGCAGGACTACCCGGACGTGGAGAACTGGGTCAACCCGCTCTACGTGACCGGTGGTTCCTCGAACGACGGCCAATACAGCAACAAGGAGGTCGACCGGCTGGCCAGGGAGGCGAGCTCCGCGGCGAACATCGAGGAGTCGCACGCCAAGTTCGCCGAGGCGGTCAAGCTCATCGACCAGGACGTTCCGTCGGTGCCGATCTACTTCGGTGGCCAGCAGTCCGGCCACTCGGAGAAGGTCAAGAAGCTCGAGCTGACCAACGTCGGCGAGCTCGACATCACCTCGGTCGAGCTCTGATCCGAACGGT
This genomic window contains:
- a CDS encoding peptide ABC transporter substrate-binding protein — translated: MRVSKRATGAVALGAAFALVASGCSGSDSDGGDAGASSDGAITIEGTQPENPLVPSNTTETGGGKIIDWMWTGLVEYPNDGGAPRNALAESIETTDSKVYKIKIKENTKFHDGTPVKAKNFVDAWNWGAYSPNGAQNGSFFADIDGFTEVHTEDPDGAEGPQKAPEPTAKEMKGLKVLDDWTFEVTLAAPTAVFPTKLGYSTFMPLPDAFFTQKPEEFGRKPIGNGPVKFVSWEDDQMIKLTRFDDYQLRDKMKIKDVNVRIYQDDTAAYNDLLSGNIDFMQQVPVSSLAGDKWKTDLGERAIASTTPSTGIIAFPIYDERFRNAKLRKAISLSINRQEISDKIFFGNRKPADSWANPLTPGAAPGNCTSCQFNPEEAKKLLADAGGFTGKLTLAYNADASHKEWMEAVAQQIKTNLGIDAVAEGVPTFAVFRQNINAHKMTGMYRAGWQQDYPDVENWVNPLYVTGGSSNDGQYSNKEVDRLAREASSAANIEESHAKFAEAVKLIDQDVPSVPIYFGGQQSGHSEKVKKLELTNVGELDITSVEL